The DNA sequence CGCATAAGCCGCCCATCGCCTCCTTTGCCGTTTTCAGCCACGAGGTGCGCCGGGACTACCAGTCGTTTCTGAACCTGAGCATCGGCCGCGAAAGAGGCGAACACCGGGAGGAACACGACCAGGTGAAGACGTTCCTCAAAAAACTCCCCGAGCCGCTCGATTTTTTAAAAGACGATTTCGAGCGGCTGGGCGCCGAGTACGCCCGCAACGGCAGGGCCGACGCCGGTCCGCTCCATGAAAAACTGCTGCACCATTTTCGAAACGACGCCGAACTGAACGCCAAGTGCGACTGGTTCATGAAGAATCTGGCCCCGGCGTTGCGCCGCCCGGAGATCGGGGCAACCTACCGCCTGAATTACCTGCTGCACAAGTTCTCCATTCCGAGTTTTGATTGAATTGTTCAGGATTTTTATCTTTATTTTATGGACTCTTGCATATTTTTGCTTTTTGAACAAAATGATGTTAATTTAGCTTTAATAGTTGTCCATTTTTTCGTGGACAGATCAATTACAGGAGTAAAAGCAGATGAGAGAATCCCCCAGGACAAAAGCTGAATTGATTGCGGAAATATCAGAATTAAAGCAGAAAATTAAGAAACTGGAGAAATCAGAAGCAAAGCGCAAGCAGGCCGAGTCCCAAATGGAGGCTGCGCTCGAAGCCATGAAAAACAGCGAGGGAAAATACAGGGGCTTGACAGAAAACATCAACCTGGGAATTTATCGGAATACCGTTGGGCCTGAAGGAAAATTCATTGAAGCCAATCCCGCCATCGTCGCCATGTTTGGGTTTAAAAGCAAAGGGGAATTCCTGGCCATAAACGTTTCAGACCTGTACCAAGATTCAAAAGACAGAGAAAAATTCAATAAAAAAATGCTCAAAGAAGGGGTTGTCAAAAGCGAGGAATTGTGGCTGAAAAAGAAAGACGGAAGTATCTTTGTCGGGTCCGTGTCTGCGGTGGCCATCAAAGACGAGCGCGGGCGGGTGAAATACTATGATGGCATCATCGACAACATCGACAACCGCAAGCGAGCGGAGTCCCAGGTAAAAGCCGCGCTCGCGGCCCTGCGCGAGAGCGAGGAGCGCTTCCGGACATTGTATGAGAATTCTACCCTGGGGATATACAGAAGCACTCTGGATGGCAGGGTTCTGCTGGCTAACCCCGCTCTGGTCAGGATGCTTGGCTACTCATCTTTCGCTGAACTCACAACCAGGGACCTTGAAAAAAACGGTTTCGAGCCTGCCTATCCCCGATCGCGGTTCATTGAAATGATCGAAAAGGAAGGCGAGGTCAAGGGATTGGAATCCGCCTGGACACGAAAGGATGGAGTCATAATTTTTATCAGGGAAAACGCTGCCGCGATCAAGGATGCGCAAGGCAAAACCCTGTATTACGACGGGACGGTTGAGGACATCAGCGAGCGCAAGCAGGCGGAGGCGGATTTGGTAAAAAGTAAGGCATTGCTTAGCGATACCGAGAAAATGGGCAAAATTGGCGGTTGGACATTCGATGTGGAAACCATGACTCAAACCTGGACAGAGGAAACCTTCCGTATCCTTGAAATTGATTTGACCAACGGCGAGCCGAAAGTGCCCGAGGGTTTAGAATTTATAGCTCCCGCCTTTCGACCGCTGGCCGAAAAAGCCATCCAGCGGGCTGTTGAATTCGGCGAACCGTATGATCAGGAATGGGAAATCATTACTCAGAAAGGAAACAAACGCTGGGTCCATGCAGTTGCAACAACTCATCAGGAACAGGGTAAAACCAAAAGTGTATCGGGGTCCTTTCAGGACATTACCGGGCGTAAGCTGGCGGAGTCTCAAAGAGAGGTTGCGCTGGCGGCGTTGCGCGAGAGCGAAGCACGGCAGCAATTGATTCTGGCAACGTTGCCCATTGCGAGCTACACCTCTCCGCTTGATCCGGCAATCGATGCTTCCTGGGTCAGTGGCAATGTTGAAAAAGTAACCGGTTTTACCGTTGAGCAATACTTGGCTACGAAGGATTTCTGGAGAAATCGTTTGCATGCGGACGATCGCGAAAGGGTGTTGGCTGCCTACAGGAATCAGGCAGCGGGTGATGAGATCGTTCTTGAGTATCGCTGGTTGTGCAAAGATGGAAATTACAAATGGTTTCATGATCGAACCATTAAAAAACATACCCAGCAGGGGATGCAGTACTTCGGCATCATTCTTGACA is a window from the Candidatus Aminicenantes bacterium genome containing:
- a CDS encoding PAS domain S-box protein encodes the protein MRESPRTKAELIAEISELKQKIKKLEKSEAKRKQAESQMEAALEAMKNSEGKYRGLTENINLGIYRNTVGPEGKFIEANPAIVAMFGFKSKGEFLAINVSDLYQDSKDREKFNKKMLKEGVVKSEELWLKKKDGSIFVGSVSAVAIKDERGRVKYYDGIIDNIDNRKRAESQVKAALAALRESEERFRTLYENSTLGIYRSTLDGRVLLANPALVRMLGYSSFAELTTRDLEKNGFEPAYPRSRFIEMIEKEGEVKGLESAWTRKDGVIIFIRENAAAIKDAQGKTLYYDGTVEDISERKQAEADLVKSKALLSDTEKMGKIGGWTFDVETMTQTWTEETFRILEIDLTNGEPKVPEGLEFIAPAFRPLAEKAIQRAVEFGEPYDQEWEIITQKGNKRWVHAVATTHQEQGKTKSVSGSFQDITGRKLAESQREVALAALRESEARQQLILATLPIASYTSPLDPAIDASWVSGNVEKVTGFTVEQYLATKDFWRNRLHADDRERVLAAYRNQAAGDEIVLEYRWLCKDGNYKWFHDRTIKKHTQQGMQYFGIILDISERK